A part of Maridesulfovibrio hydrothermalis AM13 = DSM 14728 genomic DNA contains:
- a CDS encoding 1-deoxy-D-xylulose-5-phosphate reductoisomerase yields MQTYISPWPATAKLPDFPRSISILGSTGSIGTSTLKVIEQHPDLFNITALAGARNASLLAEQAIKFRPAYLAVLNDEAAKELKKLLPADYKPEILTGPSAYITLATLDEVSLVLSSIVGAAGFEPTLAAAEKGKMIALANKESLVLGGHIIRDACHRTGATILPVDSEHNALFQGLAGHAGDEVSRLILTASGGPFRGKSKEFLKTVTREQALAHPNWDMGAKISIDSATLMNKGLEFIEACHLYGLPPEQIDVVVHPQSIIHSLVEYVDGSQLGHLGVPDMQIPIAFCMCFPQRVPLELKQLNLAEVGTLTFEKPDLEVFPCLKHAADSFAASQSHPIVLNAANEVAVDLFLNERIGFTDIPAIIGKALEDHAPCDVSEAGAVLELDIKTRRDVMESIT; encoded by the coding sequence TTGCAAACATACATTTCACCATGGCCTGCTACAGCAAAGCTGCCAGATTTTCCCAGATCAATTTCCATTCTGGGAAGCACAGGTTCAATCGGGACAAGCACTCTGAAAGTAATTGAACAACATCCCGATCTTTTCAATATCACTGCCCTTGCAGGAGCAAGAAATGCTTCCCTGCTGGCAGAGCAGGCGATAAAATTCCGCCCTGCCTACCTTGCAGTACTAAATGATGAGGCTGCAAAAGAGCTGAAGAAACTTCTTCCAGCTGACTACAAACCGGAAATACTTACCGGCCCGTCAGCCTATATTACCCTTGCCACCCTTGACGAAGTATCATTAGTATTGTCTTCCATCGTAGGAGCTGCCGGCTTTGAGCCGACTCTTGCGGCGGCGGAAAAAGGTAAAATGATAGCCCTTGCCAATAAGGAATCTTTAGTTCTGGGCGGTCACATCATCCGTGATGCCTGCCACAGAACAGGTGCTACAATTCTCCCTGTAGACTCCGAGCACAATGCATTGTTTCAGGGACTGGCTGGACACGCCGGCGATGAAGTCAGCAGGTTGATACTTACAGCATCAGGCGGTCCTTTCCGGGGCAAAAGTAAAGAATTTCTAAAAACTGTTACCCGCGAACAGGCTCTTGCCCACCCCAACTGGGATATGGGGGCAAAGATCAGCATTGACTCAGCAACCCTTATGAATAAAGGGCTGGAGTTTATTGAAGCCTGTCACCTGTACGGTCTGCCACCTGAGCAGATTGACGTTGTGGTTCACCCGCAGTCTATTATTCACTCTTTGGTTGAATATGTTGACGGCTCACAGCTAGGACATCTCGGTGTGCCTGACATGCAGATTCCTATTGCTTTCTGCATGTGCTTCCCGCAACGTGTACCCCTTGAGCTTAAACAACTGAACCTTGCTGAGGTCGGCACTCTTACTTTTGAAAAGCCTGACCTTGAAGTTTTCCCCTGCCTGAAACATGCGGCGGATTCTTTTGCAGCAAGCCAAAGTCACCCCATTGTGCTTAATGCAGCAAATGAAGTGGCTGTTGATCTCTTTCTAAATGAAAGAATCGGTTTTACTGACATTCCTGCCATTATCGGCAAGGCACTGGAAGATCACGCGCCATGTGATGTTAGTGAAGCCGGAGCGGTTCTGGAGCTGGATATTAAGACCAGACGTGATGTTATGGAATCCATTACTTAG
- the rseP gene encoding RIP metalloprotease RseP has translation MAWIFDFILVLGGLIFFHELGHFLVARALGIGVKTFSLGFGPRLTGFTWGATNYRLSLIPLGGYVSLAGEERDMTEDNGFTEKELFMNRPPWHRMLVVAAGPIFNFVLAWIIFWGIILSHGQMGLAPKVGKLQPDSPAFQAGIKVGDDILTIQGKKIIFWSDLADTIQTSTTDSLNFVISRNGEQHKIVVKPQVQELKNIFGEDIRRPVVGIVASGDSKTVELSGVSGAVAAAEQTWAVTKLICTSIVKMVERVVPMDSIGGPIMIAQAIKQQSERGILQLLQFTAFISINLGLLNLLPIPVLDGGHLLFYGLETVLRRPLNERLQAAATRVGLLLLFSLMAFAIFNDIVRTLSSK, from the coding sequence ATGGCCTGGATATTTGATTTTATTCTGGTTCTCGGTGGCTTGATTTTTTTTCACGAGCTTGGTCACTTTCTTGTTGCACGTGCGCTCGGCATCGGTGTTAAAACCTTTTCTCTGGGCTTTGGCCCGAGATTAACAGGTTTCACCTGGGGAGCGACAAACTATCGGCTATCCCTGATTCCCCTTGGCGGTTATGTCAGCCTTGCAGGGGAAGAACGTGATATGACCGAAGATAACGGATTCACAGAAAAAGAACTTTTCATGAACCGTCCGCCGTGGCATCGCATGCTGGTTGTTGCAGCGGGACCGATCTTTAACTTTGTGCTGGCATGGATAATCTTCTGGGGAATTATTCTTTCTCACGGACAGATGGGACTTGCGCCGAAGGTAGGAAAACTTCAACCGGACAGCCCTGCTTTTCAAGCCGGAATTAAAGTTGGCGATGATATTTTAACCATTCAGGGTAAAAAGATCATTTTCTGGAGCGATCTGGCTGACACAATCCAGACCAGCACAACTGACTCCCTTAATTTTGTTATTTCCAGAAATGGCGAGCAGCACAAAATTGTGGTGAAGCCGCAGGTTCAGGAGTTGAAAAATATTTTCGGTGAAGACATCCGCAGACCTGTTGTCGGAATTGTTGCCTCCGGAGACTCCAAGACAGTGGAACTTAGCGGGGTTTCCGGCGCGGTTGCCGCAGCGGAACAGACCTGGGCAGTAACCAAATTAATATGCACCAGCATCGTAAAAATGGTTGAACGGGTTGTGCCCATGGATTCCATAGGCGGACCCATTATGATTGCTCAGGCCATCAAACAGCAATCAGAACGGGGTATATTGCAGCTTTTACAGTTCACAGCTTTCATCAGTATCAATCTGGGTTTGCTGAACCTGCTGCCTATTCCGGTCCTCGACGGCGGACACCTGCTTTTCTACGGCCTTGAAACCGTGCTGCGCAGACCATTAAATGAAAGACTCCAAGCCGCAGCCACACGCGTAGGGCTTCTGCTTCTTTTCAGTCTTATGGCTTTTGCAATCTTTAACGATATAGTCAGGACACTAAGCAGTAAATGA
- the tsaB gene encoding tRNA (adenosine(37)-N6)-threonylcarbamoyltransferase complex dimerization subunit type 1 TsaB produces MSSFSKETDDLLLAINGAEEALQIVLARREEEDEPYSLLDARTLVVPGRSVNFIIPSIRDSLNLFGYTAADVSKVALTAGPGSFTGLRLTFSAAAGFVAGNGGLIAGMEYLPILAAGPAMVTKLPVWTVTHSRRMKVYIQGFEKVSDEDHLPVAITPALPVSVEEAVEVMKSFNQTKAVLVGSGLIKNKVFFDRFMTENPRFSALPERFNTLAVQDLLDAAKRAEYSHEMPVPMYLRGSDAEENLEMITRKFGIPLAEARKRLEHITPR; encoded by the coding sequence ATGAGTTCCTTTTCCAAAGAAACTGACGACCTTCTTTTAGCCATCAACGGTGCTGAAGAAGCATTGCAGATTGTTCTGGCCAGGCGTGAAGAAGAGGATGAACCTTATTCTCTGCTGGATGCCAGAACACTGGTTGTCCCTGGACGCTCGGTTAATTTCATAATCCCCTCCATCAGGGATTCACTGAACCTTTTCGGCTATACAGCTGCTGATGTATCAAAAGTAGCTCTGACCGCTGGACCGGGAAGTTTTACAGGGCTGCGGCTGACCTTTTCCGCTGCGGCTGGATTTGTTGCCGGAAATGGTGGATTAATTGCCGGCATGGAATATCTGCCGATACTTGCAGCCGGCCCGGCGATGGTTACAAAACTTCCTGTCTGGACTGTAACTCATTCACGCAGGATGAAAGTCTATATTCAAGGTTTTGAAAAGGTAAGCGATGAGGATCATTTACCTGTTGCTATCACTCCTGCTCTTCCCGTTTCCGTAGAGGAAGCTGTGGAAGTTATGAAGTCCTTCAATCAGACCAAGGCGGTTCTTGTCGGCTCAGGACTTATTAAGAATAAAGTTTTCTTTGACCGCTTTATGACCGAAAATCCCCGTTTCAGTGCGCTTCCAGAAAGGTTCAATACTCTGGCGGTTCAAGATCTCCTTGATGCTGCCAAGCGTGCCGAATATTCGCATGAAATGCCTGTACCGATGTACTTAAGAGGATCGGATGCTGAGGAAAACCTTGAAATGATCACCCGTAAATTCGGTATTCCTCTGGCTGAAGCACGCAAACGACTGGAACACATTACACCGCGCTAA
- a CDS encoding flagellin — protein MSLVINHNLMAMNATRNLSDSYNNLGVSTRRLSSGLRVGTAADDAAGLAIRELMRSDIKSLNQGIRNANDAISMIQTADGALGVIDEKLIRMKELATQAATGTYNSDQRLIIDSEYQAMASEITRIANATDFNGIHLLNGNMSGANSAHNGSGLTSTGPVKVHFGTANDSAEDYYYVSINTSTASALGVGLAAGNSISTQTLAQQSLDKLNNAIISKDKIRANLGGLQNRLENTITNLSIQAENIQSAESRISDVDVATEMTEFTRNQILTQAAVAMLGQANNMPRMAMQLIG, from the coding sequence ATGTCTTTAGTAATTAATCACAACTTGATGGCAATGAACGCGACCCGTAACCTTTCGGACTCGTACAACAACCTCGGTGTATCTACTCGTCGCCTGTCTTCAGGTCTTCGTGTAGGAACAGCGGCTGACGATGCTGCAGGTCTCGCAATTCGCGAACTCATGCGTTCTGACATCAAGTCACTCAACCAGGGTATCCGTAACGCCAACGATGCAATTTCAATGATCCAGACCGCTGATGGCGCTCTCGGTGTTATTGATGAAAAGCTCATTCGAATGAAGGAACTTGCAACTCAGGCTGCAACCGGTACCTACAACTCTGACCAGCGTCTGATCATCGACTCCGAGTATCAGGCCATGGCTTCAGAAATTACTCGTATTGCCAACGCAACTGACTTTAACGGCATTCATCTGCTTAATGGTAACATGTCTGGCGCAAACTCGGCGCACAACGGTTCCGGACTTACTTCTACTGGTCCAGTCAAGGTTCACTTCGGTACCGCTAACGACTCTGCAGAAGACTATTACTATGTTTCCATTAACACTTCTACTGCATCTGCTCTCGGTGTTGGTCTTGCCGCCGGTAACTCCATTTCCACCCAGACACTTGCACAGCAGTCACTGGATAAGTTGAACAACGCGATCATCTCCAAGGATAAGATCCGCGCAAACCTTGGTGGACTCCAGAACAGACTGGAAAACACCATCACCAACCTGTCCATTCAGGCAGAGAATATTCAGTCTGCAGAATCTCGGATTTCCGATGTTGATGTAGCAACTGAAATGACCGAATTTACCCGTAACCAGATCCTGACTCAGGCTGCGGTTGCGATGCTCGGACAGGCCAACAACATGCCTAGAATGGCAATGCAGCTCATCGGTTAA
- the fliD gene encoding flagellar filament capping protein FliD, giving the protein MSDYTSGNINFAGLGSGTDFKALIEGMMKLERVNINRLEAWKSTWSAKIEKFQELDTALLAFQTTLKSMDTLDEFMSKTVSTSDSDSLTATASSAALVTTHAIEINQLAQNDIHVTASGASSIKDSIFTSTGSFTFSYQGESVTLSNIPAGTTMQGFMNMVNNHADSRDKIRATTINDGTSIHLQIYGLDLGDENQVIISNTTGMIFTAASFGQTQNAQNSKIKVDGFPPGAADWIERDSNSIDDVIDGVTINLKKTTASGVTVNIGITTDKEGMKENVQKFVDQNNKVRQMIKDLTAVESNSDETKGSILTGNYGVELLIGQRLKEVIAGKGLGFSWYQDDGSGNYSGDKYSALSQLGIMTNADSGGANMGLLELDTDELNKALDDDVLAVAKLFAANNLGESTSPNVEYMSHITSVTQPGDYNVQYEISGGKLISATINGHSARVDSSTWQITGDGENPESGLAIRVENRADGTYGNSDGSATDSIHVYIKQGKSGELVNILNEITSEEGPLNILEDNYKTIIKNIDKKIAREERRIDLKEQMLTQRYARLDALLGKYQGQQAQLTSSIKQLGTGK; this is encoded by the coding sequence ATGTCTGATTACACCTCAGGAAATATCAACTTTGCCGGACTCGGGTCTGGGACGGACTTCAAAGCACTCATCGAAGGGATGATGAAGCTTGAGCGCGTCAATATTAATAGACTGGAAGCCTGGAAGAGTACCTGGAGTGCTAAAATTGAAAAATTCCAGGAGCTTGACACTGCTCTTTTGGCCTTTCAAACGACACTCAAATCTATGGATACTCTTGATGAATTCATGAGCAAGACTGTATCCACATCTGACTCCGACTCACTTACCGCAACAGCAAGCAGTGCTGCATTAGTTACTACCCATGCAATTGAAATCAATCAGCTTGCCCAGAATGATATTCATGTAACAGCATCCGGCGCGTCTTCCATTAAAGACTCAATTTTCACTTCCACAGGCTCATTTACTTTTTCCTACCAAGGGGAATCCGTAACTCTCAGTAATATTCCGGCAGGAACCACTATGCAGGGCTTTATGAACATGGTTAACAACCATGCTGACAGCCGGGATAAAATCAGGGCCACCACTATTAATGACGGAACCAGCATTCATTTACAAATTTACGGCCTTGACCTTGGTGATGAGAATCAAGTTATCATCTCAAATACGACCGGAATGATTTTCACTGCCGCAAGTTTCGGACAAACCCAAAATGCACAAAATTCAAAAATAAAAGTAGATGGCTTCCCTCCCGGAGCCGCAGACTGGATTGAACGTGATTCTAATAGTATTGACGACGTAATTGACGGTGTTACCATAAATCTAAAAAAAACAACCGCTTCCGGGGTTACCGTTAATATCGGTATTACGACTGACAAAGAGGGCATGAAAGAAAATGTCCAAAAATTCGTAGACCAGAATAATAAGGTCCGGCAGATGATCAAAGACCTCACTGCAGTCGAGTCCAATTCTGATGAGACAAAAGGATCAATCCTTACTGGTAACTACGGTGTAGAACTGCTTATAGGACAGCGACTCAAAGAAGTCATTGCAGGTAAGGGGCTTGGATTTTCATGGTATCAAGATGATGGCAGCGGAAATTATTCCGGTGACAAATACTCTGCATTATCCCAGTTAGGAATAATGACCAACGCCGATTCGGGCGGGGCTAACATGGGGCTGCTGGAGCTTGACACCGATGAGCTGAATAAAGCTCTTGATGATGACGTGTTGGCCGTGGCTAAATTATTCGCTGCAAACAACCTGGGAGAAAGCACTTCCCCTAACGTTGAATATATGTCCCATATTACCAGTGTAACCCAACCTGGTGACTACAACGTTCAGTATGAAATTTCTGGCGGCAAACTCATATCGGCAACCATCAATGGTCACTCTGCACGGGTAGACTCTTCAACATGGCAGATTACCGGTGACGGCGAAAATCCTGAATCAGGCCTGGCAATCCGCGTTGAAAACAGAGCTGACGGCACATATGGTAACTCAGACGGCAGTGCCACTGATTCAATTCATGTATACATAAAACAAGGTAAGAGTGGAGAACTGGTTAATATTCTGAATGAAATCACCAGTGAAGAAGGCCCGCTGAATATCCTTGAAGATAACTACAAAACGATCATTAAAAATATTGATAAAAAAATCGCGAGAGAAGAAAGAAGAATCGACCTTAAAGAACAAATGCTGACTCAGCGATATGCACGTCTGGATGCTCTTCTCGGTAAGTATCAAGGGCAGCAGGCGCAGCTGACATCAAGTATCAAGCAACTCGGTACAGGTAAATAA
- the fliS gene encoding flagellar export chaperone FliS gives MQKAAQAYLSTQVHTTSKGELLIMLYDAAIKFMKQAKVKIDEKDYAAKGILISKAIEVISELTASLNKEKGGELAENLSQLYIFCNTRLLQANLKMDTEKLDEVIKIIDGIASAYREIIPTVEAQAAVPMETQSVPSSGSTNVNRSFVNDPGYGLPTAQNIPAPNTMRLKKAATAYGGA, from the coding sequence ATGCAAAAAGCCGCACAAGCTTATCTTTCAACTCAGGTACATACCACTTCCAAGGGCGAACTGCTCATTATGCTTTATGACGCTGCAATCAAGTTCATGAAGCAGGCCAAGGTAAAAATTGATGAAAAGGACTACGCAGCAAAGGGTATCCTGATATCTAAAGCCATTGAAGTTATTTCTGAGCTTACCGCCAGCCTGAACAAGGAAAAAGGTGGTGAGTTAGCCGAAAACCTCAGTCAGTTATATATTTTCTGCAACACAAGACTGCTTCAAGCTAATCTTAAGATGGATACTGAAAAGCTTGACGAAGTAATTAAGATCATCGACGGAATTGCATCTGCCTACCGGGAAATTATTCCTACTGTAGAAGCGCAAGCCGCCGTTCCGATGGAAACTCAAAGTGTTCCAAGCAGCGGGTCTACTAATGTAAACCGCAGCTTTGTAAATGATCCCGGCTATGGGCTTCCCACAGCCCAGAACATTCCCGCCCCGAACACCATGCGCCTCAAAAAGGCTGCAACCGCATACGGCGGGGCCTAG
- a CDS encoding glycosyltransferase family 4 protein, translating into MPDKRIRVLHATSSLGLGGTEKVMQSFVTHLDKNIFHTTVYSPADGPRGKLLRQAGIDTFIGTDLLALLKKLRPHIVHIHRAGWTQPGMLRPFKLANIPVLVETNIFGHHDPSPEGTLIDRHLFVSHFCAKRFEQVNSIPANKPKYSVLYNPVDTDFFSNNCAADRDFPANSFGRISRSDKGKWSSLALTFLPILKNLVSENKIPAFHYNIIGGIPEAEKYVSDNHLDELVHFLPPILTDKEISQFMNSISFLAHANDTGESFGLVIAEAMAAGLPVITHPCDGLRDNAQLELVDHGKTGFIANNAQEYAEAVRFLMTHPEEARILGENGRSKATRLFKAQNIAKKLEQIYLELLEMKKDIQPK; encoded by the coding sequence ATGCCAGACAAAAGAATAAGAGTCCTGCACGCCACCTCCTCTCTGGGGCTTGGAGGCACTGAAAAGGTGATGCAATCCTTTGTCACCCACCTTGATAAAAACATATTTCATACTACAGTTTACTCCCCTGCAGACGGGCCAAGAGGAAAACTTTTAAGACAAGCCGGAATTGATACATTTATCGGAACAGACCTGCTGGCACTTCTTAAAAAATTACGGCCCCATATCGTTCATATTCATCGTGCAGGATGGACGCAGCCGGGTATGCTCCGGCCTTTCAAACTTGCAAACATTCCTGTTCTTGTTGAAACAAATATTTTCGGACACCATGACCCAAGCCCCGAAGGAACACTTATAGACCGTCATCTTTTTGTTTCACATTTTTGCGCTAAACGGTTTGAACAAGTAAACTCAATCCCTGCGAATAAACCTAAGTACTCCGTTCTGTACAACCCCGTCGATACAGACTTCTTCAGTAATAACTGTGCTGCCGACAGAGACTTCCCGGCAAATAGCTTCGGACGCATTTCTCGATCCGATAAAGGTAAATGGTCAAGTTTGGCCTTAACTTTTCTTCCTATTCTGAAAAATCTGGTTTCTGAAAATAAAATCCCCGCTTTCCACTATAATATTATAGGCGGCATTCCAGAGGCTGAAAAATACGTTTCAGATAATCATCTGGATGAACTGGTCCATTTTTTACCTCCTATTTTGACGGATAAAGAAATTTCGCAATTCATGAATTCTATTTCTTTTCTGGCCCACGCCAACGACACCGGTGAATCTTTCGGGCTGGTTATCGCCGAAGCAATGGCTGCGGGGCTTCCGGTTATAACTCACCCTTGTGACGGTCTGCGCGATAATGCTCAGCTTGAACTGGTTGATCATGGCAAAACAGGCTTTATTGCTAATAATGCACAAGAGTATGCTGAAGCTGTAAGGTTTTTAATGACCCACCCTGAAGAAGCACGCATTCTAGGTGAAAATGGAAGAAGTAAAGCAACCAGACTTTTCAAAGCCCAAAATATCGCAAAAAAGCTTGAACAAATATATTTGGAACTTCTGGAAATGAAAAAGGATATACAACCAAAATGA
- a CDS encoding glycosyltransferase, whose protein sequence is MNHCFDIYSKQILSFKLSGQQDTELFAPAADIEKITAKHLKLALQRNAQSIILFGLSDALLAAKIMKDKPAGLQFIICDLHPEHVRKIKSGFPKDFLKINNTHLLTDSSIWAHLLLLIQNDFAAAKSHLILNPDLKGKSKEIHQKLQKLFSGLKYISPTPLPGKPKISAAAILSTDEPDLESFISSFPDWLEELVLVWDCAAADSPPSLPRHDKLKIINIHHPLNADFSAQRNRMIKHCSGDWIIYLDADERLDNECWNLIKILASIKECDGWYLPRITFYPDKNNCRAGYGLWPDLQLRLFRNLENIKFINKIHEQLQGITGNYGIIPTAPISHLTHLLKSRTHIKSKLDLFNEATDGIFQHKLNAEFPNVPAQLLKPAKNNSLMPVIIPEINM, encoded by the coding sequence ATGAACCATTGCTTTGACATATATTCAAAACAGATTTTGTCGTTTAAACTTTCCGGACAGCAAGATACTGAATTATTCGCACCGGCCGCTGACATTGAAAAAATTACCGCCAAGCATCTAAAATTAGCCCTGCAAAGAAATGCTCAGTCTATTATACTTTTCGGACTATCTGATGCATTGCTTGCCGCAAAAATCATGAAGGATAAGCCTGCCGGTTTGCAGTTTATTATCTGCGACCTCCATCCGGAACATGTCCGGAAAATTAAATCCGGCTTCCCTAAGGATTTTTTGAAAATCAACAATACACACCTTCTAACAGATTCATCCATCTGGGCGCACTTACTACTGCTTATACAAAATGATTTTGCAGCTGCAAAATCTCACCTTATATTAAACCCCGACCTTAAAGGAAAAAGTAAAGAGATTCATCAAAAGCTGCAAAAATTATTTTCAGGACTCAAATATATTTCCCCAACACCTCTGCCCGGCAAGCCTAAAATTTCAGCAGCGGCTATTTTAAGCACAGATGAGCCAGACCTTGAATCATTTATTTCATCTTTCCCTGACTGGCTTGAAGAGCTGGTGCTGGTCTGGGATTGTGCTGCCGCTGACAGCCCCCCATCTTTACCACGCCATGACAAGCTCAAAATAATAAATATCCACCACCCGCTAAACGCGGACTTCAGCGCACAGCGCAATCGCATGATAAAACACTGCAGCGGAGACTGGATTATTTATCTGGATGCAGATGAAAGACTGGACAACGAATGCTGGAACCTTATAAAGATCTTAGCATCCATTAAAGAGTGTGACGGTTGGTATTTACCGAGAATAACTTTTTACCCTGACAAAAATAATTGTCGGGCAGGATATGGATTGTGGCCGGATTTACAGCTCCGCTTATTCCGCAACTTGGAAAATATTAAATTCATCAATAAAATACATGAACAACTACAAGGAATTACAGGGAACTATGGGATTATCCCCACCGCCCCTATCAGTCACTTAACCCACCTGCTAAAAAGCAGAACACATATCAAATCCAAACTTGATTTATTCAATGAAGCTACTGATGGAATTTTTCAGCATAAACTAAATGCGGAATTTCCAAATGTTCCGGCACAATTGCTGAAACCGGCAAAGAATAATTCTCTTATGCCTGTAATTATTCCTGAAATTAATATGTAA
- a CDS encoding zinc-ribbon domain-containing protein codes for MKVTCPECNFSSDIPVDKIPANAQLATCPKCQIKFKFRDFEEKPTPTSCEDSDYSVQSNEQPQAYQSTVDEVETETPKQQAPADPEYPTNEQIDAEQQYVQNQEAKPEKNDTDIWQSLGSMKPEEKTTQEHNDFDEEKHIEDNEVPFEHLEKYGFFPGLFLTIKKVLLSPATFFKDMPLAGFIKPLIFFVLLAEFQEICNFIWATAGVDTSIGSDVGKIMNDSMISESLNDGTFNSIMSLFLYPLMLAALSFPLIGMTHIMLMIFGAADRGYQATFRATAYSYAPIIFCVLPVMGDMIGALISVAISIIAYKNIHNTTYMRVVLSMIMPLVLLLVILGFYMNFSQPTI; via the coding sequence ATGAAAGTTACTTGTCCCGAGTGTAATTTCAGCAGCGACATTCCGGTGGATAAAATTCCAGCCAATGCGCAGCTTGCAACCTGTCCCAAATGTCAGATCAAATTTAAGTTCCGGGATTTCGAGGAAAAACCAACCCCGACATCCTGTGAGGACTCAGATTATTCCGTTCAGTCGAATGAACAGCCACAGGCCTACCAGTCAACAGTTGATGAGGTGGAAACGGAAACTCCAAAACAGCAGGCTCCGGCTGATCCTGAATACCCGACTAATGAACAAATTGATGCAGAGCAGCAATACGTCCAGAATCAGGAAGCCAAACCTGAAAAAAATGACACTGATATCTGGCAAAGCCTCGGCTCTATGAAACCTGAAGAAAAGACTACTCAGGAGCATAATGATTTTGACGAAGAAAAACATATAGAAGATAATGAGGTCCCATTTGAACATCTTGAAAAGTACGGTTTTTTTCCCGGACTTTTTCTGACTATCAAAAAAGTGCTTCTGTCTCCGGCAACCTTCTTTAAAGATATGCCGCTTGCAGGCTTCATCAAGCCGCTGATATTCTTTGTTCTCCTCGCTGAGTTTCAAGAAATATGTAATTTCATCTGGGCAACAGCCGGAGTTGACACTTCCATCGGGTCCGACGTGGGCAAAATCATGAACGATTCCATGATTTCGGAATCTCTTAACGATGGAACCTTCAATTCTATAATGTCACTGTTTCTATACCCGTTAATGCTGGCCGCTTTAAGCTTCCCGCTTATTGGAATGACCCATATCATGCTTATGATTTTCGGCGCAGCAGATAGAGGGTATCAAGCGACCTTCAGAGCTACGGCTTACTCTTATGCCCCTATCATATTCTGTGTTCTCCCTGTTATGGGCGACATGATCGGTGCTCTCATAAGTGTGGCAATCTCCATCATTGCTTATAAGAACATTCATAATACAACTTACATGAGAGTTGTGCTTTCAATGATTATGCCGCTTGTGCTATTATTGGTAATACTCGGCTTCTATATGAACTTCAGTCAGCCGACTATTTAA